Proteins co-encoded in one Pseudomonadota bacterium genomic window:
- a CDS encoding acyl-CoA dehydrogenase family protein, translating into MIDFTFTEEQELFRKAAREFAETKVAPKIPEMEETGKVNDEVVKALGEAEMMALTIPEEYGGLGLGYTARLIALEEVGRVSCAVAMMLQVLALGIEPIIKFGNDEQKKKYLPGLATGERLATVGVTEPTGGSDPTGGRTVYKKDGDDYIINGRKCFITNSHIADTITVLAKDDENPKAFSTFIVENDTPGFKPAHEEHKVGMRGCNTGWLIFEDCRVPKENLLGVEGKGLKVAMSAIGDVGRGGMVGCSLGVLTACLEEAIKFANERILYGKPIIKLPAIQNKIAEMKLDLEAGRLLGYRAAALQDKGIRCDTEFAMAKYYTAETAQKAAKMSADIHGGYGCMNEYAITRYLRDSFVLGPSAGTSDIMKVIIARSAL; encoded by the coding sequence ATGATCGATTTTACCTTCACCGAAGAACAGGAACTATTCAGAAAGGCAGCCCGTGAATTTGCGGAAACCAAGGTAGCACCTAAAATCCCTGAGATGGAAGAAACCGGGAAAGTAAACGATGAAGTAGTTAAGGCTCTTGGGGAAGCTGAGATGATGGCGTTGACTATTCCAGAAGAATATGGTGGTCTGGGACTTGGCTATACGGCTCGCTTGATTGCCCTGGAAGAAGTAGGAAGAGTTTCCTGCGCCGTCGCAATGATGTTGCAGGTTTTGGCGTTGGGAATAGAACCGATTATCAAGTTCGGCAATGACGAACAGAAAAAGAAATACCTGCCCGGCCTGGCAACAGGCGAGCGGCTGGCAACCGTGGGAGTAACCGAGCCAACCGGAGGCTCCGACCCTACCGGAGGCCGGACAGTCTACAAGAAAGATGGCGACGACTACATTATTAACGGCCGCAAGTGCTTTATCACCAACTCCCATATCGCTGATACCATTACGGTCCTGGCCAAAGACGACGAAAACCCGAAAGCCTTTTCAACCTTTATCGTCGAAAATGATACGCCAGGGTTCAAACCCGCCCACGAGGAGCACAAAGTCGGCATGCGCGGATGCAACACGGGCTGGTTAATCTTTGAAGACTGTCGGGTACCGAAGGAAAACCTCCTTGGCGTCGAAGGCAAGGGTCTGAAAGTGGCCATGAGCGCCATCGGTGACGTTGGTCGCGGCGGCATGGTCGGCTGTTCGCTGGGTGTGCTCACCGCCTGTCTGGAAGAAGCCATAAAGTTTGCCAACGAACGGATACTGTACGGCAAACCCATAATCAAGTTACCGGCCATTCAAAACAAGATAGCAGAAATGAAACTGGATCTGGAAGCCGGCCGCCTTCTCGGATACCGCGCGGCCGCACTGCAGGACAAGGGAATACGGTGCGACACGGAATTTGCCATGGCTAAATATTACACTGCTGAAACGGCGCAGAAAGCCGCGAAGATGTCCGCCGATATCCATGGCGGCTACGGCTGCATGAACGAATACGCCATCACCCGTTATCTTCGGGACTCCTTTGTGCTTGGACCATCAGCTGGAACTTCTGACATTATGAAGGTTATTATCGCCCGTTCAGCACTATAG
- a CDS encoding electron transfer flavoprotein subunit beta/FixA family protein produces MFKIVVCVKAVPDPKRASEIKIDPRTKTLTRAAIPLVMNQLDKHAMEAALTLKKQQGGEITVISMGPPPASAVVRECLAMGADHGALLSDRAFGGADAYATAYTLAAGIEKIGAADLVLCGMASSDGSTEWVGPQLSVFLDLPVITEVTDISKPDGEWWQIKAHVDNGYRLLKVRLPAVLAVTRELNKPRAISFSGIIKARKKEILTWDLDALGKPASSLGLSGSPTIISDLRTSENKREVELIEGTREEKADLLVRKLAAAGLL; encoded by the coding sequence ATGTTTAAGATTGTCGTTTGTGTCAAAGCGGTGCCTGATCCAAAAAGAGCATCTGAAATAAAGATAGACCCTCGCACCAAAACCCTGACGCGAGCCGCTATCCCCCTGGTGATGAACCAGCTTGATAAGCATGCCATGGAGGCTGCCCTGACATTGAAAAAGCAGCAGGGCGGTGAGATAACCGTTATCAGCATGGGGCCTCCTCCGGCGTCCGCAGTCGTCAGAGAATGCCTGGCAATGGGGGCCGATCATGGCGCCCTGCTTTCCGACCGCGCGTTTGGCGGTGCCGATGCCTATGCCACGGCCTACACGCTGGCAGCCGGAATTGAAAAAATCGGCGCCGCCGATTTGGTTCTCTGCGGTATGGCCAGCAGTGATGGCAGCACGGAATGGGTAGGACCGCAGTTAAGCGTGTTTCTTGATTTACCCGTTATCACCGAGGTCACGGACATAAGCAAACCGGATGGGGAGTGGTGGCAGATCAAAGCCCACGTTGACAACGGATATCGCCTCTTGAAGGTGCGCCTGCCGGCAGTGCTGGCCGTCACCAGGGAGCTCAACAAACCCAGGGCCATCAGCTTTTCGGGTATTATCAAAGCGAGAAAGAAAGAAATACTGACGTGGGACCTCGATGCCCTGGGAAAACCAGCGTCATCATTGGGACTGTCCGGCTCGCCGACCATCATTTCAGACCTGAGGACTTCCGAAAACAAGAGGGAGGTTGAGCTCATAGAAGGAACAAGAGAAGAAAAAGCCGACCTGCTGGTACGAAAACTGGCAGCAGCCGGCTTGCTGTGA
- a CDS encoding electron transfer flavoprotein subunit alpha/FixB family protein, producing the protein MGGSTGPVWVFAEQNKGTILPVSLELIGRARGLADDLGTTLEVIVLGKDVQDQAPILFNAGADTIFLGDHAELEYYQADFYTQSIVELATKRKPEIFLLGTTPAGKELAPLVAARLQTGLTAHCIDLKLDEEKRLEQIIPAYGGLISIVCPEKRPQMATIAKGVFPKPDISVEKQGQLVHLDIAAMENRSVELLQVVREEEEGVTLEDAATIVAGGAGARDPDGWQQIASLADELGGALGATRPPVDEGWIELDKMIGQSGKMVSPDLYIGVGLSGELQHMVGITGAKVMVAINNEPKAPVFEQVDYGIVDDCREFLPVFIDKIRKYKADNGIS; encoded by the coding sequence GTGGGAGGCTCAACAGGACCCGTATGGGTTTTTGCGGAACAAAACAAGGGAACCATTCTGCCGGTGTCGCTGGAGCTTATCGGGCGGGCAAGAGGGTTGGCCGACGACCTGGGAACGACCCTGGAGGTTATCGTTTTAGGGAAAGACGTCCAGGACCAGGCCCCGATTCTCTTCAATGCCGGGGCTGATACCATTTTTCTGGGAGATCATGCCGAACTGGAATACTATCAGGCAGACTTCTACACGCAGAGCATCGTCGAACTGGCAACAAAGCGCAAACCGGAAATTTTTCTGCTGGGGACCACCCCCGCCGGCAAGGAACTGGCACCTCTGGTTGCCGCCAGGCTACAAACGGGTTTGACGGCCCACTGCATCGACCTGAAGCTGGATGAAGAAAAGCGACTGGAGCAGATAATCCCGGCGTACGGCGGGCTAATCTCGATTGTCTGCCCGGAGAAGCGGCCGCAGATGGCCACCATTGCCAAGGGTGTTTTTCCAAAACCGGATATCAGCGTAGAAAAGCAGGGCCAGCTCGTGCACCTTGACATTGCGGCCATGGAAAATCGCAGCGTGGAATTGCTGCAGGTTGTCCGCGAGGAAGAAGAGGGTGTAACGCTGGAAGATGCGGCAACCATCGTTGCCGGCGGCGCTGGTGCCCGCGATCCGGACGGCTGGCAGCAGATCGCGTCCCTGGCGGATGAGCTGGGTGGCGCTCTGGGAGCGACCCGGCCTCCTGTTGATGAAGGCTGGATAGAACTGGATAAAATGATTGGCCAGAGCGGCAAGATGGTGTCACCCGACCTGTACATCGGTGTCGGTCTTTCAGGCGAGCTGCAGCACATGGTGGGGATTACCGGTGCCAAGGTTATGGTTGCTATCAACAACGAACCAAAAGCCCCGGTTTTTGAGCAGGTTGATTATGGAATTGTTGATGACTGCAGGGAATTTCTGCCGGTATTTATTGATAAAATACGAAAATATAAAGCTGATAATGGTATCAGTTAG